A genomic segment from Poecilia reticulata strain Guanapo linkage group LG3, Guppy_female_1.0+MT, whole genome shotgun sequence encodes:
- the LOC103462997 gene encoding E3 ubiquitin-protein ligase TRIM21-like isoform X1, producing MVDQFRGEAQQEASSSSEQQAAKPGEVPCDVCTGPKLKALKSCMVCLASYCQTHLEPHLTAPRLKKHQLMEPVENLEDRMCLQHDRPLDLFCRTDQTCVCSLCPVLDHKNHEFVPLIEESEGKKAELRKTEAQVQEMIQERRLKIQEIRESVKISRDAADREKAGGVQVFTALXESAERGLKELIKEIQDKQEATEKQAEGFIRDLEQEISELKKRSSEVKQLSQDEDPLHLLQSFSSLKXAPPTKTWTEVRVHPPAYEGTVEKALAQLEEKNQVMIKKLMAMKRVQQFAVDVTLDPDTANPNLILSDDGKQVKHGDVMKNLPYKPERFDQCPCVLGQQSFSSGRFYFEVQVKGKTDWDLGVATESINRKGKIAASPENGFWTVVLRKRYEYKACAGPSVHLSLYPCPQKVGVFVDYEEGLVSFYDVDAAALIYSFTGCCFKEKLYPYFGPCLNDGGKNSAPLIICPVNWADR from the exons ATGGTTGATCAGTTCAGAG GTGAAGCTCAGCAGgaagccagcagcagctcagagcaACAAGCTGCCAAACCAGGAGAAGTTCCCTGTGACGTCTGCACTGGACCCAAACTGAAGGCCCTGAAGTCCTGCATGGTGTGTCTGGCCTCCTACTGCCAGACTCACCTGGAGCCTCACCTGACCGCTCCACGTCTGAAGAAACATCAGCTGATGGAGCCAGTGGAGAACCTGGAGGACAGGATGTGTCTGCAGCACGATAGACCTCTGGATCTGTTCTGTAGGACCGACCAGACATGCGTCTGCTCACTCTGTCCTGTTTTAGACCACAAGAACCATGAGTTTGTTCCTCTGATAGAAGAATCTGAAGGAAAGAAGGCAGAGCTGAGGAAGACAGAGGCTCAAGTTCAGGAGATGATCCAGGAGAGACGACTGAAGATCCAGGAGATCAGAGAGTCGGTGAAGATCAGTAGAGATgctgcagacagagagaaagctGGAGGTGTTCAGGTCTTCACGGCTCTGAWGGAGTCTGCTGAGAGAGGCCTGAAGGAGCTCATCAAGGAGATccaagacaaacaggaagctaCAGAGAAACAGGCTGAAGGCTTCATCAGAGATCTGGAGCAGGAGATCTCTGAGCTGAAGAAGAGGAGCTCTGAGGTGAAGCAGCTCTCACAGGATGAAGatcccctccacctcctccaaaGCTTCTCCTCCCTGAAAGMTGCTCCACCCACCAAGACCTGGacagaggtcagagttcatccaCCAGCATATGAGGGGACTGTGGAGAAAGCTCTGGCtcagctggaggagaagaacCAAGTGATGATCAAGAAGTTGATGGCGATGAAGAGGGTCCAGCAGTTTGCTGTTGATGTGACTCTGGATCCTGATACGGCTAATCCTAACCTCATCCTGTCTGATGATGGAAAACAAGTGAAACATGGAGATGTGATGAAAAATCTTCCATACAAGCCAGAGAGATTTGATCAGTGTCCATGTGTTTTAGGTCAGCAGAGTTTCTCTTCAGGCAGATTTTACTTTGAGGTTCAGGTTAAAGGAAAGACTGACTGGGATTTAGGAGTGGCCACAGAATCCATCAACAGGAAGGGAAAAATCGCAGCAAGTCCTGAGAACGGTTTCTGGACTGTTGTGTTGAGAAAAAGATATGAGTATAAAGCTTGTGCAGGACCTTCAGTCCATCTCTCTCTGTACCCTTGTCCTCAGAAGGTCGGGGTGTTTGTGGATTATGAGGAGGGTCTGGTCTCCTTTTATGATGtagatgctgcagctctgaTCTACTCCTTTACTGGCTGCTGCTTCAAGGAGAAACTCTACCCGTACTTTGGTCCCTGCCTAAATGATGGAGGTAAAAACTCTGCTCCTCTGATCATCTGTCCTGTTAATTGGGCTGATCGTTGA
- the LOC103462997 gene encoding E3 ubiquitin-protein ligase TRIM21-like isoform X2, with protein MVCLASYCQTHLEPHLTAPRLKKHQLMEPVENLEDRMCLQHDRPLDLFCRTDQTCVCSLCPVLDHKNHEFVPLIEESEGKKAELRKTEAQVQEMIQERRLKIQEIRESVKISRDAADREKAGGVQVFTALXESAERGLKELIKEIQDKQEATEKQAEGFIRDLEQEISELKKRSSEVKQLSQDEDPLHLLQSFSSLKXAPPTKTWTEVRVHPPAYEGTVEKALAQLEEKNQVMIKKLMAMKRVQQFAVDVTLDPDTANPNLILSDDGKQVKHGDVMKNLPYKPERFDQCPCVLGQQSFSSGRFYFEVQVKGKTDWDLGVATESINRKGKIAASPENGFWTVVLRKRYEYKACAGPSVHLSLYPCPQKVGVFVDYEEGLVSFYDVDAAALIYSFTGCCFKEKLYPYFGPCLNDGGKNSAPLIICPVNWADR; from the coding sequence ATGGTGTGTCTGGCCTCCTACTGCCAGACTCACCTGGAGCCTCACCTGACCGCTCCACGTCTGAAGAAACATCAGCTGATGGAGCCAGTGGAGAACCTGGAGGACAGGATGTGTCTGCAGCACGATAGACCTCTGGATCTGTTCTGTAGGACCGACCAGACATGCGTCTGCTCACTCTGTCCTGTTTTAGACCACAAGAACCATGAGTTTGTTCCTCTGATAGAAGAATCTGAAGGAAAGAAGGCAGAGCTGAGGAAGACAGAGGCTCAAGTTCAGGAGATGATCCAGGAGAGACGACTGAAGATCCAGGAGATCAGAGAGTCGGTGAAGATCAGTAGAGATgctgcagacagagagaaagctGGAGGTGTTCAGGTCTTCACGGCTCTGAWGGAGTCTGCTGAGAGAGGCCTGAAGGAGCTCATCAAGGAGATccaagacaaacaggaagctaCAGAGAAACAGGCTGAAGGCTTCATCAGAGATCTGGAGCAGGAGATCTCTGAGCTGAAGAAGAGGAGCTCTGAGGTGAAGCAGCTCTCACAGGATGAAGatcccctccacctcctccaaaGCTTCTCCTCCCTGAAAGMTGCTCCACCCACCAAGACCTGGacagaggtcagagttcatccaCCAGCATATGAGGGGACTGTGGAGAAAGCTCTGGCtcagctggaggagaagaacCAAGTGATGATCAAGAAGTTGATGGCGATGAAGAGGGTCCAGCAGTTTGCTGTTGATGTGACTCTGGATCCTGATACGGCTAATCCTAACCTCATCCTGTCTGATGATGGAAAACAAGTGAAACATGGAGATGTGATGAAAAATCTTCCATACAAGCCAGAGAGATTTGATCAGTGTCCATGTGTTTTAGGTCAGCAGAGTTTCTCTTCAGGCAGATTTTACTTTGAGGTTCAGGTTAAAGGAAAGACTGACTGGGATTTAGGAGTGGCCACAGAATCCATCAACAGGAAGGGAAAAATCGCAGCAAGTCCTGAGAACGGTTTCTGGACTGTTGTGTTGAGAAAAAGATATGAGTATAAAGCTTGTGCAGGACCTTCAGTCCATCTCTCTCTGTACCCTTGTCCTCAGAAGGTCGGGGTGTTTGTGGATTATGAGGAGGGTCTGGTCTCCTTTTATGATGtagatgctgcagctctgaTCTACTCCTTTACTGGCTGCTGCTTCAAGGAGAAACTCTACCCGTACTTTGGTCCCTGCCTAAATGATGGAGGTAAAAACTCTGCTCCTCTGATCATCTGTCCTGTTAATTGGGCTGATCGTTGA